A single genomic interval of Gossypium raimondii isolate GPD5lz chromosome 11, ASM2569854v1, whole genome shotgun sequence harbors:
- the LOC105802726 gene encoding uncharacterized protein LOC105802726 — MRSNRKVEENFLWDQIMKKQFTIAWTFPKLVVSSILLISIICIFYNLSFSNASNPSNHRSNIINTLHVVDQAMPPPVSSPPKLGPPEKTTLHHLVFGIAGSARLWEHRKNYIKLWWKPQEMRGTVWLDKTVANRSDDHLLPPVKISCDTSKFKYKNLKGHYSAIRISRIVSETLRLGFEDVRWFVMGDDDTYFVPENLVRVLSKYDHNQLYYIGSLSESHLQNIHFSYGMAYGGGGFAISYPLAKALAKMQDRCIQRYPGLYGSDDRIHACMAELGIPLTKEPGFHQYDVYGSLLGLLSAHPVAPLISIHHLDVVEPIFPNVNRVQALQRLKAPIKLDSAAIMQQSVCYDKTRSWTISVSWGYTVQIYRGIFSVREMEMPARTFLNWYKRADYTGFSFNTRPVARHACQKPFVFYLSNALYNKNTNQTASEYVQHRLPSSGCKWNMADPSRIERVQVYKKPDPHLWDKAPRRNCCRVLLRKKKGTMVIDVGVCGEDDVIELR, encoded by the exons ATGAGAAGCAATCGAAAAGTTGAAGAAAACTTTCTATGGGATCAAATCATGAAAAAACAATTTACTATTGCTTGGACCTTCCCCAAGTTGGTAGTTTCTTccattcttttgatttctatcatctGCATCTTCTACAATCTAAGCTTCTCCAATGCCTCAAACCCGTCTAATCACAGATCCAATATCATCAACACCCTTCATGTTGTTGACCAAGCGATGCCGCCACCTGTTTCTTCCCCACCAAAACTCGGTCCCCCAGAAAAAACTACCCTTCACCACTTAGTTTTCGGCATTGCCGGCTCGGCTAGGCTATGGGAGCACCGgaaaaattacataaaactCTGGTGGAAGCCCCAAGAAATGCGTGGCACCGTCTGGTTAGACAAGACCGTCGCAAATAGGTCCGACGATCATCTTTTGCCGCCGGTAAAGATCTCATGCGACACTTCCAAGTTCAAGTACAAGAACCTGAAAGGCCACTATTCTGCCATTAGGATATCCCGCATAGTGTCCGAGACTCTACGGCTTGGCTTTGAAGATGTGAGATGGTTCGTGATGGGAGACGATGATACATATTTTGTGCCGGAGAATTTGGTTAGAGTTTTGTCAAAATACGATCATAATCAGTTGTATTACATTGGGAGCTTGTCGGAGAGTCATTTGCAGAACATACATTTTTCTTATGGGATGGCTTATGGCGGTGGAGGCTTCGCCATCAGTTACCCTTTGGCTAAAGCTCTTGCCAAAATGCAAGATAGGTGTATACAGAGATACCCCGGATTGTACGGTTCCGATGACCGGATACACGCTTGCATGGCGGAGCTTGGAATTCCCCTCACCAAGGAACCCGGATTTCACCAG TACGATGTTTATGGGAGCTTATTGGGCCTACTATCGGCGCACCCTGTAGCTCCTCTAATCTCTATCCACCACCTAGACGTGGTTGAGCCCATATTCCCAAACGTTAACAGGGTCCAAGCCCTTCAACGTCTAAAGGCTCCAATAAAACTGGACTCGGCCGCAATCATGCAGCAATCGGTTTGCTACGACAAAACCCGAAGCTGGACAATCTCGGTCTCTTGGGGATACACCGTTCAAATATACCGAGGCATATTTTCAGTTAGAGAGATGGAAATGCCGGCCAGAACTTTCTTGAACTGGTATAAGAGAGCTGATTACACTGGCTTCTCTTTTAACACCCGCCCCGTTGCAAGACATGCTTGCCAGAAACCGTTTGTGTTTTACTTGTCTAATGCTTTGTACAACAAGAACACGAACCAGACAGCTAGCGAGTATGTTCAGCACCGGCTTCCAAGCTCTGGGTGTAAATGGAACATGGCGGATCCTTCACGGATTGAGAGAGTTCAGGTTTATAAAAAACCTGATCCCCATTTATGGGACAAG gCTCCGCGAAGGAATTGTTGCAGGGTCTTGctaaggaaaaagaaaggcaCCATGGTTATTGATGTCGGAGTTTGCGGAGAAGATGATGTCATTGAATTGCGATGA